In one window of Rickettsiales bacterium DNA:
- the cutA gene encoding divalent-cation tolerance protein CutA, with translation MEYVSLYVTFPTKEEAEKVIDALLEAHLIACANLSSEVTSYYRWEGKREQAFEYGAIMKTTADKQRQAIALITQMHSYECPCVVVWPIIDGQLHYLEWIKHETSLP, from the coding sequence ATGGAATATGTAAGTCTCTATGTGACTTTTCCGACTAAGGAAGAGGCAGAGAAGGTCATTGATGCGCTGCTAGAGGCTCATCTGATTGCTTGCGCCAACCTTTCTTCGGAAGTGACTTCCTACTATCGGTGGGAAGGTAAGCGTGAGCAAGCGTTTGAATATGGCGCCATCATGAAAACGACAGCAGATAAGCAACGGCAAGCCATCGCTTTAATCACCCAAATGCACTCTTATGAGTGCCCATGTGTGGTGGTTTGGCCGATTATTGACGGGCAATTGCACTATTTAGAGTGGATAAAGCACGAAACGTCCTTGCCGTAG
- a CDS encoding replication-associated recombination protein A, whose product MDLLEAVTENTGPLADRLRPGSVDEIVGQDHVLAEDAAIGRMLASGKVASLILWGPPGCGKTTLARALADVSDCELMSASAVSSGVNDLKKQFEAARQMAKDGKRTILFVDEIHRFNRAQQDAFLPVVEDGTITLVGATTENPSFELNAALLSRCKLVVLKRLSEDALLQLLTRAAEAEGRALPLTEGAKLALVTMADGDGRALLNMAEEVLATSGEQEMDEAALAQFIGRRAPVYDKHQESHYNLISALHKAVRGSDVQAALYWFCRMLDGGEDPLYLSRRLVRMAVEDIGMADPNALSQCMAAQQAYSFLGSPEGELALAQSVVYLATAPKSNAAYMAYKAAAKDAKANGSLMPPAHILNAPTKMMKEGGYGEGYQYDPDMPDGFSGQSYFPEDMGSPEYYRPVERGFERDIQKRLEYWAKLREQRAL is encoded by the coding sequence ATGGATTTACTCGAAGCAGTCACTGAAAATACTGGGCCATTGGCTGATAGGCTGCGTCCGGGCTCGGTTGATGAGATTGTCGGGCAAGATCATGTATTGGCAGAAGATGCGGCGATTGGCCGGATGCTTGCTAGTGGTAAAGTCGCCTCGTTGATCCTGTGGGGGCCTCCTGGGTGTGGTAAGACGACCCTCGCGCGTGCCTTGGCTGATGTTAGCGATTGCGAGTTAATGAGCGCCTCTGCTGTCAGCTCAGGTGTGAATGATCTGAAGAAGCAATTCGAAGCAGCACGTCAGATGGCGAAGGATGGTAAGCGCACTATTTTATTTGTGGACGAGATTCACCGTTTTAACCGCGCTCAGCAGGATGCTTTTCTACCCGTAGTGGAAGATGGTACGATTACGCTGGTTGGCGCGACAACGGAGAATCCCTCTTTTGAATTAAACGCGGCCTTGCTCTCGCGCTGTAAGCTTGTGGTGTTGAAGCGTTTGAGCGAAGACGCATTATTGCAGCTACTCACGCGTGCGGCGGAGGCGGAGGGCAGGGCGCTGCCATTGACCGAAGGCGCAAAGCTTGCCCTTGTCACCATGGCCGATGGAGATGGCCGCGCTTTGCTTAATATGGCGGAAGAGGTTCTGGCGACGAGCGGTGAACAAGAAATGGATGAAGCGGCGCTTGCACAATTTATTGGCCGACGTGCTCCCGTTTACGATAAGCATCAAGAGAGCCACTATAATTTAATATCAGCACTGCATAAGGCGGTTCGAGGCTCAGACGTGCAGGCCGCGCTCTATTGGTTCTGCCGGATGCTGGATGGCGGCGAAGATCCGCTCTACTTATCGCGTCGGTTAGTGCGTATGGCCGTTGAAGATATTGGCATGGCGGATCCAAACGCGTTGAGCCAATGTATGGCCGCGCAACAGGCTTATTCCTTCTTAGGATCACCTGAGGGGGAGCTGGCGCTGGCGCAATCGGTTGTTTATCTCGCAACGGCCCCGAAATCGAATGCGGCTTATATGGCCTATAAGGCTGCGGCTAAAGATGCCAAGGCGAATGGGTCGCTCATGCCGCCGGCGCATATTCTTAACGCACCCACAAAGATGATGAAAGAAGGGGGGTATGGTGAAGGCTATCAATATGATCCTGATATGCCAGATGGCTTCTCAGGTCAGAGTTATTTCCCTGAGGACATGGGCTCTCCAGAATATTATCGCCCGGTAGAACGCGGTTTTGAGCGTGATATCCAAAAGCGTCTCGAATATTGGGCGAAACTGCGCGAACAACGGGCTTTATGA
- a CDS encoding trypsin-like peptidase domain-containing protein — protein MRFFSLIAFFVLCFVPPAQAQQRLVPTAPAQVQLSFSPVVKKAAPAVVNIFTKRRVTVPTPLARFYNDPVFRRFFGARPHQRKLTQERVVQSLGSGVIVHPEGILVSSSHVVAESDEITVVLNDKREFPARIVALDKETDLAILMLDTEGAQLPYLPLASSTSLEVGDLVLAIGNPFGVGQTVTSGIVSALARGVGELSKKIPKSQAFIQTDAAINPGNSGGALVDMQGRLVGINAAIFSQSGGSHGIGFAVPSEVLSYMLQQFNLQ, from the coding sequence ATGCGGTTCTTCTCTCTTATAGCGTTTTTCGTGCTTTGTTTTGTGCCGCCGGCACAGGCGCAGCAACGTTTAGTGCCAACTGCACCAGCGCAGGTGCAGTTATCATTCTCGCCCGTTGTGAAGAAAGCAGCGCCTGCTGTTGTGAACATTTTTACAAAGCGTCGTGTCACGGTGCCGACGCCGCTCGCGCGTTTTTACAATGATCCTGTTTTTCGGCGTTTCTTTGGTGCGCGGCCACATCAACGTAAGTTGACGCAGGAGCGCGTGGTGCAATCGCTTGGATCTGGCGTGATTGTGCATCCAGAGGGGATTCTTGTTTCCAGTAGCCATGTGGTGGCTGAGAGTGATGAGATCACCGTCGTACTCAATGATAAACGCGAATTCCCTGCGCGCATTGTCGCACTCGATAAAGAAACAGATTTGGCTATCTTGATGTTGGATACGGAAGGCGCGCAGCTGCCTTACTTACCGCTGGCCAGCTCCACTTCGTTAGAGGTAGGAGATTTGGTCCTCGCGATTGGTAATCCATTCGGAGTGGGACAAACCGTGACGAGCGGGATTGTATCGGCTCTAGCGCGTGGCGTAGGTGAGTTATCAAAGAAGATCCCCAAGTCACAAGCCTTCATCCAAACCGATGCCGCGATTAATCCGGGTAACTCGGGCGGTGCTTTGGTGGATATGCAAGGCAGGCTGGTCGGCATTAACGCGGCGATTTTCTCGCAATCCGGCGGCTCACACGGAATTGGCTTCGCAGTGCCTTCCGAAGTGTTGAGTTATATGCTCCAGCAGTTTAATTTGCAGTGA
- the rplQ gene encoding 50S ribosomal protein L17 translates to MKHRMKGRKLNRTSTHRKALWTNMASSLIKHEQIKTTLPKAKELKPIVEKLITLGKKGELHHRRQAVAQLADNAQAKKLFDVLAERYKDRQGGYVRVLKAGFRYGDNAPMAIIELVDRDESAKGKDSGPVMTFDDETAPAEETTAKAATA, encoded by the coding sequence ATGAAACATCGCATGAAAGGCCGTAAGCTAAATCGTACTTCTACGCACCGTAAGGCGCTATGGACGAATATGGCTTCATCGCTGATTAAGCACGAGCAAATCAAAACGACTTTGCCGAAAGCTAAAGAACTTAAGCCGATCGTTGAGAAGCTTATTACTTTGGGTAAAAAAGGTGAATTACATCACCGTCGTCAAGCGGTTGCTCAACTTGCTGATAACGCACAAGCTAAGAAGCTATTTGATGTGCTTGCGGAACGTTACAAAGACCGTCAAGGCGGTTACGTACGTGTCCTTAAAGCCGGTTTCCGTTATGGCGATAATGCGCCAATGGCAATCATCGAGCTTGTTGATCGCGACGAGTCAGCAAAGGGTAAAGATTCAGGCCCTGTAATGACGTTCGACGACGAAACAGCTCCGGCTGAAGAAACAACTGCTAAAGCCGCAACGGCTTAA
- a CDS encoding DNA-directed RNA polymerase subunit alpha: protein MSAILNKNWQDLIKPSTIDVLPKDKSLSRADVVAEPLERGFGYTLGNALRRILLSSLQGSAVTSIKIEGVLHEFSSIEGVREDVTHIILNIKDLRIKGQSPERRKLTLKAKGAGEVTAAQIECPADVEIINTDLVICTLDKDGSIDMELTVEVGSGYVRAADNKQQDAPIGLIPIDALFSPVRKVSYKVDNARVGQRTDYDKLSLSVETDGSITAEDAVALSARIMQDQVRLFINFEDTPMQEVKEDENALPFSPYLLKKVDELELSVRSANCLKNDNIVYIGDLVLKSESEMLKTPNFGRKSLNEIKDVLSNMGLKFGMDVAEWPPESIEELARKYEEPY from the coding sequence ATGTCCGCTATTTTGAATAAAAACTGGCAAGATCTGATCAAACCAAGCACGATCGACGTATTGCCAAAAGATAAATCTCTCAGCCGTGCTGATGTAGTTGCTGAGCCACTCGAACGTGGTTTTGGTTACACCCTTGGCAACGCACTGCGCCGTATCTTGCTTTCTAGCTTGCAAGGTTCTGCAGTGACTTCAATCAAAATTGAAGGCGTATTGCACGAATTCTCTTCGATTGAAGGCGTACGTGAAGATGTAACTCACATCATTTTGAACATCAAAGACCTTCGCATTAAAGGCCAATCGCCAGAACGTCGTAAGTTGACGCTTAAAGCAAAAGGTGCTGGCGAAGTGACTGCAGCGCAAATCGAATGCCCCGCTGATGTTGAAATCATCAATACTGACCTCGTTATCTGTACTTTGGATAAAGATGGTTCAATTGATATGGAACTAACAGTTGAAGTCGGTAGCGGTTATGTGCGTGCAGCAGATAACAAGCAACAAGATGCTCCAATTGGTCTGATTCCTATCGATGCGCTCTTTAGCCCGGTACGTAAAGTATCTTACAAAGTCGATAACGCACGTGTTGGTCAGCGCACTGATTATGATAAACTCTCTCTTTCTGTTGAAACAGATGGTTCTATCACAGCAGAAGACGCAGTCGCACTTTCAGCTCGTATCATGCAGGATCAGGTTCGTCTCTTCATCAACTTCGAAGATACGCCGATGCAAGAAGTGAAAGAAGACGAGAACGCGCTTCCATTCAGCCCTTACTTGCTGAAGAAAGTAGACGAACTCGAGCTTTCTGTTCGTTCAGCGAATTGCCTGAAGAATGATAACATCGTTTATATCGGTGATCTCGTTCTTAAGTCTGAGTCTGAAATGCTTAAAACGCCAAACTTTGGTCGTAAGTCATTGAACGAAATTAAAGACGTTCTTTCTAACATGGGCTTGAAATTCGGTATGGATGTAGCGGAATGGCCGCCTGAGTCTATCGAAGAACTAGCACGCAAATACGAAGAGCCATACTAG
- the rpsK gene encoding 30S ribosomal protein S11, with protein sequence MSEEKTTAASRSKRKGKKNIPEGKAYIIATFNNTIVTLTDKGGNTLAWSSAGHKGFKGSRKSTPFAAQLTADDAAVKAMEHGLKTVEVIVTGPGSGRESALRALQAAGLNVTSIKDVTPIPHNGCRPPKRRRV encoded by the coding sequence ATGTCAGAAGAAAAAACCACAGCCGCTTCACGCTCGAAGCGTAAAGGTAAAAAGAACATCCCTGAAGGTAAGGCGTATATCATCGCTACCTTCAATAACACCATTGTTACCCTAACAGATAAAGGCGGCAACACGCTGGCTTGGTCTTCTGCAGGTCATAAAGGTTTCAAAGGCTCTCGTAAGTCTACGCCATTTGCGGCGCAGCTAACGGCTGATGATGCTGCTGTGAAAGCAATGGAACACGGTCTAAAGACGGTTGAAGTGATTGTAACAGGTCCAGGTAGTGGACGTGAATCAGCTCTTCGTGCGTTGCAAGCTGCTGGCTTGAATGTGACATCGATCAAAGATGTTACACCTATCCCGCATAATGGTTGCCGCCCGCCTAAACGTCGCCGCGTTTAA
- the rpsM gene encoding 30S ribosomal protein S13, whose translation MPRIAGVNIPDNKRGIISLTYIHGIGPKFAAAILVKAGIDESKRPKDYSDDEVIKVREAIDADYTVEGDLRREVSMNIKRLMDLGCYRGLRHRRRLPVRGQRTHTNARTRKGKAVAIAGKKK comes from the coding sequence ATGCCCCGTATTGCCGGTGTGAACATTCCTGATAATAAGCGCGGAATTATTTCGCTTACTTATATTCATGGTATTGGCCCTAAGTTTGCTGCTGCGATTCTAGTGAAAGCTGGAATTGATGAGAGCAAGCGCCCTAAAGATTATAGCGATGATGAAGTGATCAAAGTCCGTGAGGCTATTGATGCTGATTACACTGTAGAAGGTGATCTTCGTCGTGAAGTAAGTATGAACATCAAGCGTTTGATGGATCTAGGTTGCTATCGTGGCCTACGTCATCGTCGTCGTCTGCCGGTACGTGGTCAACGTACTCATACCAATGCGCGTACGCGTAAAGGTAAAGCAGTGGCAATCGCTGGTAAGAAAAAATAG
- a CDS encoding adenylate kinase: MILILLGPPGAGKGTQADNIKAKLNAPKLSTGDMLREAAASDSDLGNELKSIMSAGQLVSDDIMIEMIRQRVTEADCANGFILDGFPRTLGQAEALTQFFQQEGLKLNMVLELKVDEEALVERIAGRFACAKCGDGYHDTFKAPAVTGKCDKCGSTEFSRRSDDNAETVSKRLEAYRDMTAPLLPYYEQQSVLKQVDAMASITEVTVEIEKLLDTA, encoded by the coding sequence ATGATTTTGATTCTATTGGGCCCTCCTGGGGCAGGCAAAGGCACTCAGGCCGATAACATTAAAGCCAAGTTGAATGCACCGAAGCTCTCAACCGGCGATATGTTGCGCGAAGCAGCGGCTTCGGATTCTGATCTAGGCAATGAATTGAAATCGATTATGTCAGCCGGGCAGCTTGTGTCTGATGATATTATGATCGAAATGATCCGCCAACGTGTGACGGAAGCGGATTGCGCCAATGGTTTCATCCTCGACGGATTCCCACGCACGCTAGGGCAGGCCGAAGCGTTGACTCAATTCTTCCAGCAAGAGGGCTTGAAGCTTAACATGGTGCTTGAGCTTAAAGTAGATGAAGAAGCGCTTGTAGAGCGTATCGCAGGCCGTTTTGCCTGTGCCAAATGTGGCGACGGATATCACGATACATTCAAAGCTCCTGCCGTGACAGGTAAGTGCGATAAATGTGGTAGCACGGAATTCTCCCGCCGTTCAGATGACAATGCAGAGACGGTTTCAAAGCGTCTTGAAGCATATCGCGATATGACGGCGCCATTATTGCCTTATTACGAGCAGCAGAGCGTGCTGAAGCAAGTAGATGCAATGGCATCGATCACAGAAGTCACAGTCGAGATAGAAAAACTACTCGATACTGCATAA
- the secY gene encoding preprotein translocase subunit SecY: protein MAANMDLSVFARATELKQRLLFVMGALIIARVGSFIPIPGIDPFILKEIFDQQSSGVLGMFNVFSGGALGRMTIFALTIMPYISASIIIQLMTVASPHLAALKKDGEAGKRKINQYTRYGTVFLAILQGFGIAVGLESMTGSSGASAVIDPGLFFRFTATATLVGGVMFLVWLGEQITSRGIGNGISLIITVGIIAEFPSAIASMFEMGRTGVIATEMLILIFVGLIALFAFIVFMERAQRRVVIQHPKRQVGNKQYQGENTHLPIKLNMAGVIPPIFASSILLFPLTIAGFNSGGEGSEWLTLVTSYLQHGSTLYVSLYAGIVIFFAFFYTAVVFNVDDTADNLKKNGAYVPGIRPGAQTAKYLDYVTTRITVVGALYLAFVCALPEIVISKYSLPLFLGGTSLLITVNVILDFVGQIQSHLFAHQYEGLLKQAKLRGKGGKRK, encoded by the coding sequence ATGGCTGCGAATATGGACTTAAGCGTATTCGCGCGTGCGACTGAACTGAAACAACGCCTACTATTCGTGATGGGTGCGCTCATCATCGCACGGGTTGGGTCGTTTATTCCGATCCCCGGGATTGATCCGTTCATCTTGAAAGAGATATTTGATCAGCAATCGAGCGGCGTATTGGGAATGTTTAACGTATTCTCGGGTGGCGCACTTGGTCGTATGACGATTTTCGCTCTGACGATCATGCCTTATATCTCGGCTTCGATCATTATCCAGCTGATGACAGTGGCCTCGCCACACCTAGCCGCGCTGAAGAAAGACGGCGAGGCGGGTAAACGCAAAATAAACCAATATACGCGCTACGGAACGGTGTTCTTGGCGATATTGCAAGGGTTTGGTATTGCGGTTGGTCTAGAGAGCATGACAGGCAGTAGCGGTGCTTCTGCAGTGATTGACCCGGGCTTATTCTTCCGCTTTACGGCGACGGCGACGTTGGTCGGTGGTGTGATGTTCCTCGTATGGTTGGGTGAGCAGATTACTTCACGTGGTATCGGTAACGGTATTTCGCTTATCATTACCGTGGGTATCATCGCGGAATTCCCATCGGCGATTGCCAGTATGTTCGAAATGGGGCGTACCGGTGTGATTGCGACAGAGATGCTGATCCTTATCTTTGTAGGGCTGATCGCTCTGTTCGCGTTTATCGTGTTCATGGAACGTGCGCAGCGTCGTGTGGTGATTCAGCATCCGAAGCGCCAAGTGGGCAATAAACAGTATCAGGGCGAGAATACGCACCTGCCGATTAAACTGAATATGGCCGGTGTTATCCCCCCCATTTTTGCAAGCTCCATTCTTTTGTTCCCGCTAACGATCGCAGGCTTTAATAGCGGCGGGGAGGGGTCTGAGTGGCTAACACTTGTGACATCTTATCTGCAGCATGGTTCAACGCTCTATGTGTCGCTCTATGCCGGCATTGTGATCTTCTTTGCGTTCTTCTACACAGCAGTGGTGTTCAACGTGGATGACACGGCAGATAACCTCAAAAAGAACGGTGCCTATGTGCCTGGAATTCGTCCAGGTGCGCAGACGGCGAAATATCTGGATTATGTGACAACACGCATTACTGTGGTGGGCGCGCTATACCTTGCCTTTGTTTGTGCATTGCCGGAGATCGTGATTTCAAAATATTCGTTGCCATTATTCCTCGGCGGCACCAGCTTGTTAATTACGGTTAATGTGATTCTTGATTTTGTGGGTCAAATACAGTCTCATCTGTTTGCTCATCAATATGAAGGGTTGCTAAAACAAGCGAAATTGCGAGGCAAAGGCGGTAAACGCAAATGA
- the rpmD gene encoding 50S ribosomal protein L30, translating to MAEAKKVAAKKPAGKTVTVTQIASATGREGSQRKTLIGLGLNKINRTRTLEDTPSVRGMINKVHHLVKIED from the coding sequence ATGGCAGAAGCAAAAAAAGTAGCGGCTAAAAAGCCTGCTGGTAAAACCGTTACGGTAACTCAAATCGCAAGTGCGACGGGTCGTGAAGGTTCACAACGCAAAACATTGATTGGTTTGGGTTTAAACAAGATAAATCGTACACGTACGTTGGAAGATACTCCATCGGTTCGTGGTATGATCAATAAAGTTCACCACTTGGTGAAAATCGAAGATTAA
- the rpsE gene encoding 30S ribosomal protein S5 gives MNNHGQNKQNHRDDAGDGLVEKLVSINRVAKVVKGGRRFGFAALVIVGDGKGKVGYGKGKAKEVADAVRKATDVAKKSMVRVPLKEGRTLHHDITSTYGAGRVVLRTAPAGTGIIAGGPMRAVFEALGVQDVVCKSTGTSNPYNMVKATLTALNDVRSPRAIAAKRGLKVSDIVSRRDGNDFNADASEE, from the coding sequence ATGAATAATCACGGACAGAATAAACAAAACCATCGTGACGACGCCGGTGATGGCCTCGTTGAGAAGCTTGTATCAATCAACCGCGTTGCAAAAGTAGTTAAAGGTGGTCGCCGTTTTGGTTTCGCCGCACTTGTTATCGTTGGTGATGGTAAAGGTAAAGTTGGTTACGGTAAGGGTAAAGCAAAAGAAGTCGCTGATGCCGTTCGTAAAGCGACTGACGTTGCAAAGAAAAGTATGGTTCGTGTTCCTTTGAAAGAAGGTCGCACACTTCATCATGATATTACCTCCACTTATGGTGCAGGTCGTGTTGTATTACGTACCGCTCCAGCAGGTACGGGTATTATTGCGGGTGGCCCAATGCGTGCTGTATTCGAAGCCCTTGGTGTTCAAGATGTTGTTTGTAAGTCTACCGGCACATCAAATCCTTATAACATGGTAAAAGCAACGTTGACGGCATTGAATGATGTTCGTTCTCCACGTGCGATTGCCGCGAAACGTGGTCTGAAAGTCAGTGACATCGTTAGCCGTCGTGACGGTAACGATTTCAACGCAGACGCAAGCGAAGAATAG